From Gemmatimonadaceae bacterium, a single genomic window includes:
- a CDS encoding TetR/AcrR family transcriptional regulator, with protein MAGPTRDQKLDSLLSAAAKVFAERGYHETSMRDLARASGVSLAGVYYYVQSKEELLYLIQSRNFEAVLAGMRASLHGVTDPIERIGRFIDNHLDYFVAHMAEMKVLSHEAGALSGDYLQKVNEMKRQYTRALMDVLADVERAHGPAHLNRRVAAYSLFGMMNWIYNWYDPLGDVGVEMLSQNICHLFLGGYVGLPVSDAALPRSSAG; from the coding sequence ATGGCTGGACCGACCCGGGATCAGAAGCTCGACTCGCTCCTCTCCGCCGCGGCAAAGGTGTTCGCCGAGCGGGGCTACCATGAAACGAGCATGCGGGACCTGGCCCGTGCGTCGGGCGTGTCGCTGGCGGGCGTGTACTACTACGTCCAGAGCAAGGAAGAACTGCTCTACCTCATCCAGAGCCGCAACTTCGAGGCGGTGCTTGCCGGGATGCGCGCCTCGCTCCACGGCGTGACCGATCCGATCGAGCGCATCGGCCGGTTCATCGACAACCATCTCGACTACTTCGTCGCGCATATGGCGGAGATGAAGGTGTTGTCGCACGAGGCCGGCGCGTTGTCGGGCGACTATTTGCAGAAGGTGAACGAGATGAAGCGCCAGTACACGCGGGCGCTCATGGATGTGCTGGCCGACGTCGAGCGCGCGCACGGACCGGCGCACCTGAATCGGCGCGTGGCGGCGTATTCGCTCTTCGGGATGATGAACTGGATTTACAACTGGTACGATCCGTTGGGTGATGTCGGCGTCGAGATGCTGAGTCAGAACATCTGCCACCTGTTCCTGGGTGGATACGTGGGGCTGCCGGTGTCCGATGCCGCGCTGCCCCGGTCGTCGGCGGGATGA
- a CDS encoding zf-HC2 domain-containing protein: MSECPRDDMRDRLPDLLHERLDPATRAEVARHVASCAACAEELELLRSMRRALSTAPQVDAARIAAALAASRAAAPAEPNVRQLAPRAAPRAGRRAAWRIAAALVIAALGVSGWLLVHRLPGAPALPVAAAPSHVDSTAAAPTVVAAGPRGPSHSHAVAAPPAPPTLLASRPGLVMDGGVTDLSDGDMRMLLQSLDSLSAVPDADPAPMSYQIDDGGVQ, from the coding sequence ATGAGTGAGTGTCCGCGGGACGACATGCGGGATCGCTTGCCCGACCTGCTCCACGAGCGGTTGGACCCGGCGACGCGCGCCGAGGTGGCGCGGCACGTCGCGTCATGCGCCGCGTGCGCGGAAGAGCTCGAGCTCCTGCGCTCCATGCGGCGCGCGTTGTCGACCGCGCCGCAGGTGGATGCGGCCCGGATCGCGGCGGCGCTGGCCGCCTCGCGGGCGGCGGCGCCGGCCGAGCCTAACGTTAGGCAGCTGGCTCCCCGCGCCGCGCCTCGGGCCGGCCGGCGCGCCGCGTGGCGCATCGCCGCGGCGTTGGTCATCGCGGCGCTCGGCGTGAGCGGCTGGCTGCTCGTGCATCGCCTCCCGGGCGCGCCCGCGCTTCCGGTGGCAGCCGCGCCGTCGCACGTCGACTCGACGGCCGCCGCGCCCACCGTGGTGGCCGCGGGGCCGCGCGGGCCGAGCCATTCACATGCCGTGGCCGCGCCGCCGGCGCCGCCGACGCTGCTCGCCAGCCGACCCGGTCTCGTCATGGATGGCGGCGTGACCGACCTGTCCGACGGCGACATGCGGATGCTGCTCCAGTCGCTGGATAGTCTCTCGGCCGTCCCGGACGCCGA
- a CDS encoding aldehyde dehydrogenase family protein yields MTAVETERFPTRLIIHGEPVEASSGKSFGVVNPATEATIAHVAEAGVDDVHRAVESARRTFESDAWRSLSARGRGQMLYRLGELCLAHKDELARLETLNNGKPIFESAIDLRLTAETFMYYGGWADKVYGETIPVDGPFLNYTLREPLGVIGAIVPWNFPMSLAAWKIGPALACGNTIVLKPSEETPFTALRMAELALEAGFPAGAFNCVPGPGRVAGMALVQHEGVDKIAFTGSTEVGKEIMRAAAGTVKKMSMELGGKSPNIVYADADLDAAARGALTGIFYGKGEVCAAGSRLLVEAEIEDALRGKMLERARKMVAGDPLNPKTRLGAIVSRAQMERVLGYIESGRKEGATLLTGGERVPVNGKGYFVAPTIFGDVDPGMTIAREEIFGPVLAMMTFRGGMDGAIPLANDTIYGLAAGIWTRDIKKALRTARAVRAGTVWVNTYNMYDAGSPFGGYKQSGFGRELGSYALDGYTQVKSVWVDLS; encoded by the coding sequence ATGACGGCAGTGGAAACGGAGCGGTTCCCCACGCGGCTCATCATTCACGGTGAGCCGGTGGAGGCATCCTCGGGCAAATCGTTCGGGGTGGTGAACCCGGCGACGGAAGCGACGATTGCGCACGTCGCCGAGGCCGGCGTGGACGACGTGCATCGCGCGGTGGAGTCGGCGCGGCGCACGTTCGAGAGCGACGCCTGGCGCAGCCTGTCGGCGCGGGGGCGCGGGCAGATGCTGTATCGGTTAGGCGAGCTCTGTCTGGCCCACAAGGACGAGCTGGCGCGCCTCGAGACGCTCAACAACGGGAAACCCATCTTCGAAAGCGCGATCGATCTTCGCCTAACAGCCGAGACGTTCATGTATTACGGCGGGTGGGCGGACAAGGTGTATGGGGAGACGATCCCCGTGGACGGGCCGTTCCTCAATTACACGCTGCGCGAGCCGTTAGGCGTGATCGGCGCCATCGTGCCGTGGAACTTCCCGATGTCGCTCGCGGCGTGGAAGATCGGGCCGGCGCTCGCGTGCGGGAACACGATCGTGCTCAAGCCGTCGGAGGAGACGCCGTTCACCGCGCTGCGCATGGCCGAGCTGGCGCTCGAGGCCGGGTTCCCGGCGGGCGCGTTCAACTGCGTGCCGGGGCCGGGTCGCGTGGCCGGCATGGCGTTGGTACAGCACGAGGGCGTGGACAAGATCGCGTTCACGGGCTCGACCGAGGTGGGCAAGGAGATCATGCGCGCTGCGGCCGGCACGGTGAAGAAGATGTCGATGGAGTTGGGCGGGAAGTCGCCGAACATCGTGTACGCCGATGCCGATCTGGATGCGGCGGCGCGCGGCGCGCTCACCGGTATTTTCTACGGCAAGGGAGAGGTCTGCGCCGCGGGCTCGCGCCTGCTCGTGGAAGCCGAGATCGAGGACGCGCTGCGCGGCAAGATGCTCGAGCGCGCCAGGAAAATGGTGGCCGGCGATCCGCTCAACCCCAAGACCCGGTTAGGCGCAATCGTCTCCAGGGCCCAGATGGAGCGCGTCCTCGGCTACATCGAGAGCGGCCGCAAGGAAGGCGCGACGCTGCTCACGGGCGGCGAGCGGGTGCCGGTGAACGGGAAAGGCTATTTCGTTGCGCCGACGATCTTCGGCGACGTGGATCCCGGCATGACCATCGCGCGGGAAGAGATCTTCGGCCCGGTGCTGGCGATGATGACGTTCCGGGGCGGAATGGATGGCGCGATTCCGTTAGCCAACGACACGATCTACGGCCTCGCCGCCGGCATCTGGACGCGCGACATCAAGAAGGCGCTGCGCACGGCGCGGGCGGTGCGCGCGGGCACGGTGTGGGTGAACACGTACAACATGTACGACGCCGGCTCGCCGTTCGGCGGCTACAAGCAGTCGGGATTCGGACGGGAGCTGGGATCGTACGCGCTCGACGGATACACGCAGGTGAAGTCGGTGTGGGTGGATCTCTCGTGA
- a CDS encoding RNA polymerase sigma factor, translating into MTEPRRTADEPDDDALIARWRSGDERAATLLVERHATPLARFVAALGERREVEEVVQDTFVRAFASLDGFRGESSLRTWLFTIARNLVRDRARSRKGRRDVVAIEDWHAATEHDALDVAVADEMEARMRRAVAALTPMQRDVFTLRVTEGMSYKEIAAVVSSTEGAARVHYHNAMRAIKEFLDE; encoded by the coding sequence ATGACTGAGCCCAGGCGGACGGCCGATGAGCCGGATGACGACGCGCTCATCGCTCGCTGGCGGAGCGGGGACGAGCGGGCGGCGACGCTCCTCGTGGAGCGGCACGCGACGCCGCTGGCGCGGTTCGTCGCTGCGTTAGGCGAACGGCGCGAGGTGGAGGAGGTCGTCCAGGACACGTTCGTCCGTGCCTTTGCGTCGCTGGATGGGTTTCGCGGCGAGAGCTCGCTCCGGACGTGGCTGTTCACGATCGCCCGCAATCTCGTGCGCGACCGGGCGCGCAGCCGGAAGGGCCGGCGCGACGTGGTGGCGATCGAAGACTGGCACGCGGCCACCGAGCACGACGCGTTAGACGTGGCGGTGGCCGATGAAATGGAGGCGCGGATGCGGCGCGCGGTGGCGGCGTTGACGCCGATGCAGCGCGACGTGTTCACGCTGCGGGTGACCGAGGGGATGTCGTACAAGGAGATCGCGGCCGTCGTGTCCAGCACGGAGGGCGCGGCGCGGGTACACTACCATAACGCCATGCGCGCGATCAAGGAGTTTCTCGATGAGTGA
- a CDS encoding enoyl-CoA hydratase/isomerase family protein: MATATVTDRESATLVTYSQDGNIAIIELNDPPANTYTHEMMRQLDECILRARFDNTVQVIILRGAGNKFFSAGANINMLNEMDPTFKYYFCLHANETLSRLEQTPKLVIAAINGHCVGGGLEIAMACDIRLAKQDAGKIGLPEVNLGVLPGTGGTQRLARLVGKAKSIELMVTGRTFSFEEAQTLGIVNEVYPKDNWWESVLLYARQFCLPNKAAMAVGHIKRSVQSGAEVPLEYGLAMERELQSLLFKSLDAKEGIGSYVEKRQPTFKGK, translated from the coding sequence ATGGCTACCGCCACAGTAACTGACCGCGAGTCGGCGACGCTGGTCACGTACAGCCAGGATGGCAACATCGCGATCATCGAGCTGAACGATCCGCCGGCCAACACGTACACGCACGAGATGATGCGGCAGTTGGACGAATGCATTCTGAGGGCGCGGTTCGACAACACCGTGCAGGTGATCATTCTTCGCGGTGCGGGCAACAAGTTCTTCTCGGCGGGCGCGAACATCAACATGCTCAACGAGATGGATCCGACGTTCAAGTACTACTTCTGTCTGCACGCGAACGAGACGTTGAGCCGCCTCGAGCAGACGCCCAAGCTCGTGATCGCGGCGATCAACGGGCACTGCGTGGGCGGCGGTCTCGAGATCGCGATGGCGTGCGACATTCGGTTGGCCAAACAGGACGCCGGCAAGATCGGGCTGCCCGAGGTGAACCTGGGCGTGCTTCCGGGCACGGGCGGCACGCAGCGGCTGGCGCGGTTGGTCGGCAAGGCGAAGTCGATCGAGCTCATGGTGACGGGGCGGACGTTCTCGTTCGAGGAAGCGCAGACGTTAGGCATCGTGAACGAGGTGTATCCGAAGGACAACTGGTGGGAAAGCGTGCTGCTGTACGCGCGGCAGTTCTGTCTGCCCAACAAGGCGGCGATGGCGGTCGGGCACATCAAGCGGTCGGTGCAGTCGGGCGCCGAGGTCCCGCTCGAGTATGGGCTGGCGATGGAGCGCGAGCTGCAGAGCCTGTTGTTCAAGAGTCTCGACGCGAAGGAAGGCATCGGGTCGTACGTCGAGAAGCGGCAGCCGACGTTCAAGGGCAAGTAG